One segment of Streptosporangium brasiliense DNA contains the following:
- a CDS encoding ABC transporter ATP-binding protein, producing MSTAVTVRDLRMTYGATEVLRGVDLDIQRGEIFTLLGPNGAGKTTTVEILEGFRDRSAGEVSVLGVDPARGTDAWRARIGIVLQSWRDHPRWSARDLLAHLGEFYDDPRDPDELLAALGLTAQAGQRASRLSGGQRRRLDVALGIVGRPELLFLDEPTTGFDPEARREFHTLIEKLSADEGITVLLTTHDLAEAEKLAHRTAILVGGEIAVCGTPSELAEAVQAQSRVRWLEDGRERVLTTPDPSQVAWELHRRFGGPVPGLEIRRPSLEENYLSLIGRAA from the coding sequence ATGAGTACTGCGGTGACCGTCCGCGACCTGCGGATGACGTACGGCGCGACCGAGGTGTTGCGAGGGGTCGACCTCGACATCCAGCGCGGCGAGATCTTCACGCTGCTCGGGCCCAACGGAGCGGGCAAGACCACCACGGTCGAGATCCTGGAGGGCTTCAGGGACAGATCGGCCGGTGAGGTGAGCGTGCTCGGCGTGGACCCGGCGCGCGGCACCGACGCCTGGCGGGCCAGGATCGGGATCGTGCTCCAGAGCTGGCGCGACCATCCGCGGTGGAGCGCCCGGGACCTCCTGGCCCACCTCGGCGAGTTCTACGACGACCCCCGCGACCCGGACGAGCTGCTGGCCGCGCTCGGCCTGACCGCGCAGGCCGGACAGCGGGCGAGCCGCCTGTCGGGCGGCCAGCGCCGCCGGCTGGACGTCGCGCTGGGCATCGTGGGCCGCCCCGAGCTGCTGTTCCTCGACGAGCCGACGACCGGGTTCGACCCGGAGGCGCGCCGGGAGTTCCACACGCTGATCGAGAAGCTGTCGGCCGACGAGGGCATCACGGTGCTGCTGACCACGCACGACCTCGCCGAGGCCGAGAAGCTGGCGCACCGGACCGCGATCCTGGTCGGCGGGGAGATCGCCGTGTGCGGGACCCCGTCCGAGCTGGCGGAGGCCGTACAGGCGCAGTCACGCGTCCGCTGGCTGGAGGACGGCCGCGAGCGGGTCCTGACCACCCCGGACCCGTCCCAGGTGGCCTGGGAGCTGCACCGCAGGTTCGGCGGCCCGGTGCCCGGTCTGGAGATCCGGCGCCCGTCGCTGGAGGAGAACTACCTGAGCCTCATCGGGAGGGCGGCATGA
- a CDS encoding CaiB/BaiF CoA transferase family protein, with the protein MERVTRKGPLAGVRVLELAGLAPGPFAGMMLADHGAEVLRVERAATVAAAGDRPRPDVMDRGKRTIGLDLKSPEGVAAFKELARNADVVIEVYRPGVAERLGIGPADLHAVNPRLVYGRMTGWGQEGPLAPTAGHDIDYIAVSGVLSMLGRASGSPTPPINILGDFAGGGLMLAYGVLLALIERERTGEGRVIDAAMVDGAATLFAMFYHGVQSGFWGPRGTNLLDTGAPMYDTYETADGRFLAVGALEPQFWAEMVSLMGLEDLPDRDDRSQWPALRERLAEAFRSRTRAEWEAVFDGSDACVSPVLEMGEAADHPHNKARGAFVEVGGVRQPAPAPRLLGVAEQDLSPATRLTDLSSWGLSDETAAELRAAGVLA; encoded by the coding sequence ATGGAGCGCGTGACCAGGAAGGGCCCGCTGGCCGGAGTCCGCGTGCTTGAGCTGGCGGGCCTGGCCCCCGGGCCGTTCGCGGGGATGATGCTGGCCGACCACGGCGCGGAGGTGCTGCGGGTGGAGCGCGCCGCCACCGTCGCCGCCGCGGGGGACAGGCCGCGCCCCGACGTGATGGACCGCGGCAAGCGGACGATCGGCCTGGACCTGAAGTCGCCCGAGGGCGTGGCCGCCTTCAAGGAGCTGGCCAGGAACGCCGACGTGGTCATCGAGGTCTACCGGCCCGGGGTCGCCGAGCGGCTCGGCATCGGCCCCGCCGACCTTCACGCGGTCAACCCACGCCTGGTCTACGGACGGATGACCGGTTGGGGGCAGGAGGGCCCGCTGGCGCCGACCGCCGGGCACGACATCGACTACATCGCGGTCTCCGGCGTGCTGTCGATGCTGGGCCGCGCGAGTGGCAGCCCCACCCCGCCGATCAACATCCTCGGCGACTTCGCCGGCGGCGGCCTCATGCTGGCCTACGGGGTGCTGCTGGCGCTCATCGAGCGGGAGCGGACCGGCGAGGGCCGGGTGATCGACGCGGCCATGGTCGACGGGGCGGCGACGCTGTTCGCCATGTTCTACCACGGCGTCCAGAGCGGTTTCTGGGGCCCGCGCGGGACCAACCTGCTCGACACCGGCGCGCCCATGTACGACACCTACGAGACCGCCGACGGCCGGTTCCTCGCGGTCGGCGCGCTGGAGCCGCAGTTCTGGGCGGAGATGGTCTCGCTGATGGGCCTTGAGGACCTGCCCGACCGGGACGACAGGTCCCAGTGGCCCGCGCTGCGCGAGCGGCTGGCCGAGGCGTTCAGGTCCAGGACCCGCGCCGAGTGGGAGGCGGTGTTCGACGGCTCGGACGCGTGCGTCTCCCCGGTGCTGGAGATGGGCGAGGCGGCCGACCACCCGCACAACAAGGCCCGCGGCGCCTTCGTCGAGGTCGGCGGCGTCCGGCAGCCCGCGCCCGCGCCGCGCCTGCTCGGCGTGGCCGAGCAGGACCTCTCCCCCGCCACCCGGCTGACGGACCTGTCCTCCTGGGGGCTGTCCGACGAGACCGCCGCCGAGCTGCGCGCGGCGGGCGTGCTCGCATGA
- a CDS encoding serine/threonine-protein kinase produces MVAGRYRLLRELGRGGMGVVWEGYDTLLDRPVAVKEVLLPPNLAPAEHERQLTRTSREARTAARLNHRGIVAVYDVAEQDGRPWIIMELVRARGLDQLGPLPVQQVADIGRQVLSALQAAHEAGILHRDVKPSNILLTPDGRAVLTDFGIATVEGDTSLTQTGMVTGSPSFLPPERATGEDAGPWSDLWALGATLYAALLGHGPFERTTAIATLGALLTEEPDFGRVPPAMREVLTGMLQRDPAHRLTPQQADMLLAEAAGDPTAAARRTGSTGTAPRRTERHRKAEAPTSAMPSRRRRDRGRGRLPLIVAAVVVLGGGGAAAAVAMTQSDPPGSSQAGPVSDTSTVDAGADATAPTETQQPAESPTPRPSRTRRPVEAGQQWKLWRAKAPENWSIRYPAGWRGDWAAETGYTQWLRPDGSAHMSVETLPGPHDSVESLQGTVRDDVAQWSEILSEDTAKVPVAYGSALQWEFTWEMKDSGGVPWARSGVTYHEVRRFIGVGDTIMVLSWTTADGEWKGQIGQMNQAFKSFHPRGGE; encoded by the coding sequence GTGGTCGCTGGGCGTTACCGGCTGCTGCGAGAGCTCGGCCGGGGTGGCATGGGCGTGGTGTGGGAGGGATACGACACACTCCTCGACCGGCCGGTCGCGGTCAAGGAAGTGCTGCTCCCGCCGAACCTCGCCCCGGCCGAGCACGAGCGCCAGCTGACCCGCACCTCGCGCGAGGCCCGGACCGCGGCCCGGCTCAACCACCGGGGCATCGTGGCGGTCTACGACGTGGCCGAGCAGGACGGCCGCCCCTGGATCATCATGGAGCTGGTCAGGGCCCGGGGCCTGGACCAGCTCGGCCCGCTGCCCGTCCAGCAGGTCGCCGACATCGGCCGCCAGGTGCTGTCGGCGCTCCAGGCGGCCCACGAGGCGGGGATCCTGCACCGCGACGTCAAGCCCAGCAACATCCTCCTCACCCCCGACGGCCGGGCCGTGCTGACCGACTTCGGCATCGCGACCGTGGAGGGCGACACCTCGCTCACCCAGACCGGCATGGTGACGGGCTCGCCCAGCTTCCTGCCGCCGGAACGCGCCACCGGCGAGGACGCCGGCCCCTGGTCCGACCTGTGGGCGCTCGGCGCCACCCTCTACGCGGCGCTGCTGGGCCACGGCCCCTTCGAGCGCACCACCGCCATCGCCACGCTCGGCGCCCTCCTCACCGAGGAGCCCGACTTCGGCCGGGTGCCCCCCGCGATGCGGGAGGTGCTCACGGGCATGCTCCAGCGCGACCCCGCCCACCGGCTGACCCCCCAGCAGGCCGACATGCTCCTGGCGGAGGCGGCCGGCGATCCCACGGCGGCGGCCCGCCGTACCGGCTCCACGGGGACGGCGCCCCGCCGTACCGAACGGCACCGCAAGGCGGAGGCGCCCACCTCCGCGATGCCCAGCAGGCGGAGACGGGACCGCGGCCGTGGCCGGTTGCCGTTGATCGTGGCCGCGGTGGTCGTCCTGGGCGGCGGGGGAGCGGCGGCGGCCGTGGCGATGACGCAGTCCGACCCGCCGGGCTCCTCGCAGGCCGGTCCGGTCTCCGACACCTCCACCGTCGACGCCGGCGCCGACGCCACCGCGCCCACCGAGACCCAGCAGCCGGCGGAGTCCCCCACCCCCAGACCGTCCAGGACCCGCAGGCCCGTCGAGGCCGGACAGCAGTGGAAGCTGTGGCGGGCCAAGGCGCCGGAGAACTGGTCCATCCGGTATCCGGCGGGCTGGCGGGGCGACTGGGCCGCCGAGACGGGATACACCCAGTGGTTGCGCCCCGACGGGAGCGCCCACATGTCGGTGGAGACGCTCCCCGGCCCGCACGACAGCGTCGAGTCGCTCCAGGGGACCGTCAGGGACGACGTGGCGCAGTGGAGCGAGATCCTCTCCGAGGACACGGCGAAGGTCCCCGTGGCCTACGGCTCCGCCCTCCAGTGGGAGTTCACCTGGGAGATGAAGGACAGCGGCGGCGTGCCGTGGGCCCGTTCCGGGGTGACCTACCACGAGGTGCGCCGCTTCATCGGGGTCGGTGACACGATCATGGTGCTGAGCTGGACCACCGCCGACGGCGAGTGGAAGGGGCAGATCGGCCAGATGAACCAGGCGTTCAAGAGTTTCCACCCGCGCGGAGGAGAATGA
- a CDS encoding NAD(P)-dependent oxidoreductase, with protein sequence MTWRVLALPPLPEEALRHLLGPLGGRVDVSVPAARDRAALLAALPEAEIVVGDWSGALVLDAEAVAAAPRLAFVQQPSVGVDGHDLDALAAAGVPLANTAGVSAVAVAEWCFAAALALSRRLLDADAAVRAGGWPQLDLGPRELSGSRVGIVGYGPIGEACARMFAGHGCEVSYWTRRPREVPYTYRELPELVAASDVLVAVVALSEETWGLIDPSRMPAGSLLVNAARGGVVDQAALVSALESGHLGGAALDVFDTEPLPPGDPLRDSPRVLLSPHVAGVTSQSTGRLLRRVLDNLEAAVEGRPVADVLNGVEPVVRRRLADGRA encoded by the coding sequence ATGACCTGGAGGGTGCTGGCGCTGCCGCCGCTGCCCGAGGAGGCGCTGCGCCACCTGCTCGGCCCGCTGGGCGGGCGGGTCGACGTGTCCGTCCCGGCGGCCCGTGACAGGGCGGCCCTGCTCGCCGCCCTGCCGGAGGCGGAGATCGTGGTCGGCGACTGGAGCGGCGCGCTCGTGCTGGACGCCGAGGCCGTCGCCGCCGCCCCGCGCCTGGCGTTCGTCCAGCAGCCCTCGGTGGGCGTGGACGGCCACGACCTCGACGCGCTGGCCGCCGCCGGGGTGCCGCTGGCCAACACCGCGGGGGTGAGCGCGGTCGCCGTGGCCGAGTGGTGCTTCGCCGCCGCGCTCGCGCTGTCGCGCCGGCTGCTCGACGCCGACGCCGCGGTCCGCGCCGGCGGCTGGCCACAGCTCGACCTCGGCCCCCGGGAGCTGTCCGGCTCACGCGTGGGCATCGTCGGCTACGGCCCGATCGGCGAGGCGTGCGCCCGGATGTTCGCCGGTCACGGCTGCGAGGTGTCCTACTGGACGCGGCGCCCCCGCGAGGTGCCCTACACCTACCGGGAACTGCCGGAACTGGTCGCCGCCTCCGACGTGCTCGTGGCGGTGGTCGCCCTGTCGGAGGAGACCTGGGGCCTGATCGACCCCTCCCGGATGCCCGCCGGGTCGCTGCTGGTCAACGCCGCCCGCGGGGGAGTGGTGGACCAGGCGGCGCTGGTGTCGGCGCTGGAGTCCGGGCACCTGGGCGGCGCGGCGCTGGACGTGTTCGACACCGAGCCGCTGCCGCCTGGCGACCCGCTGCGCGACAGCCCCCGGGTGCTGCTGTCGCCGCACGTGGCCGGGGTGACCTCGCAGTCCACCGGCCGGCTGCTCCGGCGCGTACTGGACAATCTGGAGGCCGCGGTGGAGGGGCGCCCGGTGGCCGACGTGCTCAACGGGGTGGAGCCGGTGGTCCGCCGACGCCTCGCGGACGGGCGGGCGTAG
- a CDS encoding FAD-binding oxidoreductase, with translation MSAHRRAVEQIRESYAAIPEDAVPRLAKATTNLFRFRDGSSGAKLSARDLDQVIEVDPVTMTAEVQGMTTYEHLVDATLAHGLMPYVVPQLKTITLGGAVTGLGIESTSFRDGLPHESVEELEILTGDGRIVVARDDNEHRDLFRAFPNSYGTLGYALRIRIKLKPVQPYVRLTHIPFSDADKCMIAMKEICERGEHDGEPVDFVDGTFFGPGELYITVGRFAERAPYLSDYTGMRIYYRSIQTRTRDWLTVRDYLWRWDTDWFWCSRAFGVQGALVRSLMPRKWMRSDVYRKLVGLDRKYGVIARVDRWRGQPVQESVIQDIEVPVERGAEFLEFFHDKVGMEPVWMCPLKSTGEWPLYPLEPGRLYVNFGFWGTVPLPRGQFDGYYNRLIENKVHELDGHKSLYSTSFYSRDEFWRFYNGIAYWPVKRAYDAGGRLLDLYDKCVRGR, from the coding sequence ATGTCGGCGCATCGGCGCGCCGTCGAGCAGATCAGGGAATCCTACGCCGCGATCCCCGAGGACGCGGTGCCCCGGCTGGCCAAGGCGACCACGAACCTGTTCCGCTTCCGGGACGGCTCCTCCGGGGCGAAGCTGTCGGCCCGGGACCTGGACCAGGTCATCGAGGTGGACCCGGTGACCATGACCGCAGAGGTCCAGGGCATGACCACCTACGAGCACCTGGTGGACGCCACGCTCGCGCACGGGCTCATGCCGTACGTCGTGCCGCAGCTCAAGACGATCACGCTGGGCGGAGCGGTGACCGGGCTGGGCATCGAGTCGACCAGCTTCCGCGACGGGCTGCCGCACGAGTCGGTGGAGGAGCTGGAGATCCTCACCGGCGACGGCCGGATCGTCGTGGCCCGCGACGACAACGAGCACCGCGACCTGTTCCGTGCCTTCCCCAACTCCTACGGCACGCTCGGTTACGCGCTCCGGATCCGGATCAAGCTCAAGCCCGTCCAGCCGTACGTTCGGCTGACCCACATCCCGTTCAGCGACGCCGACAAATGCATGATCGCCATGAAGGAGATCTGCGAGCGCGGTGAGCACGACGGCGAGCCGGTCGACTTCGTGGACGGCACCTTCTTCGGTCCCGGCGAGCTCTACATCACCGTCGGCCGCTTCGCCGAGCGGGCGCCATACCTGTCCGACTACACCGGCATGCGCATCTACTACCGGTCGATCCAGACCAGGACCCGTGACTGGCTGACCGTCCGCGACTACCTGTGGCGCTGGGACACCGACTGGTTCTGGTGCTCGCGCGCCTTCGGCGTGCAGGGGGCGCTGGTGCGCTCGCTCATGCCGCGCAAGTGGATGCGCTCCGACGTCTACCGCAAGCTCGTCGGCCTGGACCGCAAATACGGCGTGATCGCCCGGGTGGACCGGTGGCGGGGGCAACCTGTCCAGGAGTCGGTCATCCAGGACATCGAGGTGCCCGTCGAGCGGGGGGCGGAGTTCCTGGAGTTCTTCCACGACAAGGTCGGCATGGAGCCGGTGTGGATGTGTCCGCTGAAGTCCACCGGCGAGTGGCCGCTCTACCCCCTGGAGCCGGGGCGGCTGTATGTGAACTTCGGCTTCTGGGGGACGGTCCCGCTGCCCCGGGGCCAGTTCGACGGTTACTACAACCGGCTCATCGAGAACAAGGTGCACGAACTGGACGGGCACAAGTCGCTGTACTCGACGTCGTTCTACTCCCGGGATGAGTTCTGGCGGTTTTATAACGGAATCGCCTACTGGCCCGTCAAGCGGGCATACGACGCGGGTGGCCGGTTGCTCGACCTCTACGACAAGTGTGTACGGGGGCGTTAG
- a CDS encoding SAM-dependent methyltransferase gives MKLAEIFEKVIGTEADIRFAAYDGSKAGPADADITVEVRSPIAVAYLAQAPGELGLARAYVSGHLDVHGDMYSLLSRMWSLTINDIPTSEKLAAIRALGVKPLLMRVPPPPQEMRRSMLARMGSRHAKQRDAEAIHHHYDVSNRFYEWVLGPSMAYTCAVFPGEESTLEEAQYAKFDLVAKKLGLKPGMRLLDVGCGWGGMVMHAAREYGVKALGVTLSRQQAEWAQKAIADAGLSDLAEVRHMDYRDVKESDFDAVSSIGLTEHIGKEQLPFYFRFLYDKLLPGGRILNHCITRPTGTEKTINAGGFINRYVFPDGELESVGYLIRQMEDLGFEIRHEENLREHYAQTLRYWCANLDKHWDEAVQEVGRGTARVWRLYMAGCVVGFERNKIQLHQVLGVKLDSEGAAHMPLRPSLDWP, from the coding sequence GTGAAGCTCGCAGAAATCTTCGAAAAAGTCATAGGTACCGAGGCGGACATCCGGTTCGCCGCTTATGACGGCAGCAAGGCCGGCCCGGCCGACGCCGACATCACCGTCGAGGTGAGGTCCCCGATAGCAGTGGCCTACCTGGCGCAGGCCCCCGGCGAGCTCGGTCTCGCCCGGGCCTACGTGTCCGGGCATCTCGACGTCCACGGGGACATGTACTCCCTGCTGTCGCGGATGTGGTCGCTCACCATCAACGACATCCCGACGAGTGAGAAGCTCGCGGCCATCCGGGCCCTCGGCGTCAAGCCCCTGCTGATGCGGGTGCCGCCGCCTCCCCAGGAGATGCGGCGCAGCATGCTGGCCAGGATGGGCAGCAGGCACGCCAAGCAGCGCGACGCCGAGGCGATCCACCACCACTACGACGTCTCCAACAGGTTCTACGAGTGGGTGCTGGGCCCGTCCATGGCCTACACCTGTGCGGTCTTCCCCGGCGAGGAGTCCACGCTGGAGGAGGCGCAGTACGCCAAGTTCGACCTGGTGGCCAAGAAGCTGGGCCTGAAGCCCGGGATGCGGCTGCTGGACGTCGGCTGCGGCTGGGGCGGCATGGTCATGCACGCCGCCCGCGAATACGGCGTGAAGGCGCTGGGCGTCACCCTCTCGCGCCAGCAGGCCGAGTGGGCGCAGAAGGCCATCGCCGACGCGGGACTGAGCGACCTGGCCGAGGTCCGTCACATGGACTACCGGGACGTGAAGGAGAGCGACTTCGACGCCGTCAGCTCGATCGGACTGACCGAGCACATCGGCAAGGAGCAGCTGCCGTTCTACTTCCGCTTCCTGTATGACAAGCTCCTCCCCGGCGGCCGGATCCTCAACCACTGCATCACCCGGCCGACCGGCACCGAGAAGACCATCAACGCCGGCGGCTTCATCAACCGCTACGTCTTCCCCGACGGGGAGCTGGAGTCGGTCGGCTACCTCATCCGCCAGATGGAGGATCTCGGCTTCGAGATCCGCCACGAGGAGAACCTGCGCGAGCACTACGCCCAGACGCTCCGCTACTGGTGCGCCAACCTCGACAAGCACTGGGACGAGGCGGTCCAGGAGGTCGGCCGGGGCACGGCCAGGGTCTGGCGGCTCTACATGGCCGGCTGCGTGGTCGGCTTCGAACGCAACAAGATCCAGCTCCACCAGGTCCTCGGTGTGAAGCTCGACTCCGAGGGCGCGGCCCACATGCCGCTCCGTCCCTCTCTCGACTGGCCCTGA
- a CDS encoding long-chain-fatty-acid--CoA ligase, with protein sequence MLNLSVALEDSAREQPDRTALVFGDLRLPYSLVNTIANQVANLLVSRGIGKGDKVALACPNLPYFPFVYYGILKTGATVVPLNVLLQPREIAYHLEDCEAKALFCFEGTPELPLGERGRAGFDRAAATEHFFVLPAAAFATESAYGETLWAALDGVSGEFATVQTAPDDTAVILYTSGTTGQPKGAELSHQNMLLNAMVSDEMFPRGEDGDAFLAALPLFHSFGQTTVMNLGFRRRATVVLMPRFEPGPALELMRAENITLFAGVPTMYWAMLTKIHTDGDEVPTSLKVAVAGGASSPVEVLKDFEATFGIGILEGYGLSETSPVASFNQLGRPTKPGTIGTPIWGVEMKLIDNDWKTVEGQGPGEIAIRGHNVMKGYYNRPEATAEVMNDGWFRTGDIATRDKDGYYAIIDRAKDLIIRGGFNVYPRELEEVLMTHPAVSLAAVVGVPHASHGEEVKAYVIRTPEASATEEELIAWCKENMAAYKYPRIIEFRDALPMTATGKILKRELR encoded by the coding sequence ATGCTCAACCTGTCGGTCGCACTGGAGGACAGCGCCCGGGAGCAGCCCGACCGCACCGCCCTGGTCTTCGGGGACCTGAGGCTGCCCTACTCCCTGGTCAACACCATCGCGAACCAGGTTGCCAACCTGCTGGTCTCCAGAGGCATCGGCAAGGGCGACAAGGTGGCGCTGGCCTGCCCCAACCTCCCCTACTTCCCGTTCGTGTACTACGGGATCCTCAAGACCGGCGCCACGGTCGTGCCGCTCAACGTGCTGCTGCAGCCCCGGGAGATCGCCTACCACCTGGAGGACTGCGAGGCCAAGGCGCTGTTCTGCTTCGAGGGCACCCCGGAGCTGCCGCTCGGCGAGCGCGGGCGGGCGGGCTTCGACCGGGCGGCGGCGACGGAGCACTTCTTCGTGCTGCCGGCCGCGGCGTTCGCCACCGAGTCCGCGTACGGCGAGACGCTGTGGGCGGCGCTGGACGGCGTGTCCGGCGAGTTCGCGACCGTGCAGACCGCGCCGGACGACACCGCGGTGATCCTCTACACCAGCGGCACCACCGGCCAGCCCAAAGGCGCCGAGCTCAGCCACCAGAACATGCTGCTCAACGCCATGGTCTCGGACGAGATGTTCCCGCGCGGCGAGGACGGCGACGCCTTCCTGGCCGCGCTGCCGCTGTTCCACTCCTTCGGGCAGACCACCGTCATGAACCTCGGCTTCCGCCGCCGGGCCACCGTGGTGCTCATGCCGCGCTTCGAGCCCGGCCCCGCCCTGGAGCTGATGCGCGCCGAGAACATCACGCTGTTCGCGGGCGTGCCGACGATGTACTGGGCCATGCTGACGAAGATCCACACAGACGGCGACGAGGTGCCCACCTCGCTCAAGGTCGCGGTCGCGGGCGGCGCCTCCTCGCCCGTCGAGGTGCTCAAGGACTTCGAGGCCACCTTCGGCATCGGCATCCTGGAGGGCTACGGCCTGTCGGAGACCTCCCCGGTGGCCAGCTTCAACCAGCTCGGCCGGCCCACCAAGCCCGGCACGATCGGCACGCCGATCTGGGGCGTGGAGATGAAGCTGATCGACAACGACTGGAAGACGGTCGAGGGCCAGGGCCCCGGCGAGATCGCGATCCGCGGGCACAACGTGATGAAGGGCTACTACAACCGCCCCGAGGCGACCGCCGAGGTCATGAACGACGGCTGGTTCCGCACCGGCGACATCGCCACCCGTGACAAGGACGGCTACTACGCGATCATCGACCGGGCCAAGGACCTGATCATCCGTGGCGGCTTCAACGTCTACCCGCGCGAGCTGGAGGAGGTCCTGATGACCCACCCCGCGGTCTCGCTCGCCGCGGTGGTCGGAGTCCCCCACGCCTCGCACGGCGAGGAGGTCAAGGCCTACGTCATCCGCACCCCCGAGGCGTCCGCCACCGAGGAGGAGCTGATCGCCTGGTGCAAGGAGAACATGGCGGCCTACAAGTATCCGCGGATCATCGAGTTCCGCGACGCCCTCCCGATGACCGCCACCGGGAAGATCCTCAAGCGCGAGCTCAGGTGA